One window of the Chitinophaga niabensis genome contains the following:
- the thrC gene encoding threonine synthase, whose amino-acid sequence MQYYSLQNHQHRVSFREAVIQGLAPDKGLYFPAEIPKLEKDFIERLEEYDPLYIARKVIQPFVGEDIPDNYLKQIIRDTVTFPFPLREVEENVYALELFHGPTLAFKDVGAKFMAGCLGYFRRGDDKPVTVLVATSGDTGGAVANGFYNVPGVQVVILYPSGKVSELQEKQLTTLGGNISALEINGSFDDCQRMVKTAFLDQELQARRQLTSANSINVARWLPQMFYYFMAYRKVKQWRKDAVVSVPSGNFGNICAGMMAAAMGLPILHFIASTNVNDTVPRYLKSGTYEPLAPVPTISNAMDVTDPSNFVRILQLFAQNERGLKASLTAYRFTDEETVAAMEEVCSKHQYLMDPHGAVGYLGLKKYMQSHPGHTGIFLETAHPVKFANTMPEDLQKEIDTPERVMQLFDKQKVSVKMDADYEQMKAWLMQ is encoded by the coding sequence ATGCAATACTATAGTTTACAGAATCACCAGCACCGTGTTTCATTCCGGGAAGCAGTTATACAGGGACTTGCTCCTGACAAAGGATTGTATTTCCCTGCGGAGATACCTAAACTGGAAAAAGATTTCATAGAGCGGCTGGAAGAATATGATCCGCTCTATATTGCACGCAAGGTGATCCAGCCTTTTGTGGGCGAGGATATCCCCGATAATTATTTAAAACAGATCATCCGCGATACCGTCACCTTCCCATTCCCTTTAAGGGAAGTGGAAGAAAACGTATATGCACTGGAGTTGTTCCATGGCCCTACGCTGGCCTTTAAAGATGTGGGCGCTAAGTTCATGGCGGGTTGCCTGGGTTATTTCCGCCGCGGAGATGATAAACCTGTTACCGTATTGGTAGCTACTTCAGGTGATACCGGCGGTGCGGTAGCCAACGGATTCTATAATGTTCCCGGTGTTCAGGTGGTGATCCTCTACCCTTCCGGCAAAGTAAGTGAACTGCAGGAAAAACAACTCACCACACTCGGCGGCAATATCAGTGCCTTAGAGATCAATGGCTCCTTCGATGATTGCCAGCGGATGGTAAAAACCGCTTTCCTGGACCAGGAACTGCAGGCACGCCGGCAGCTGACTTCCGCCAACTCTATCAATGTAGCACGCTGGCTACCCCAGATGTTCTATTACTTTATGGCTTACCGTAAAGTGAAACAATGGCGTAAAGATGCTGTTGTATCTGTTCCCAGCGGAAACTTCGGTAACATCTGTGCGGGCATGATGGCTGCAGCAATGGGCCTGCCTATCCTTCACTTCATTGCATCCACAAATGTAAACGATACCGTTCCCCGCTATCTCAAAAGCGGTACTTACGAACCACTGGCACCTGTTCCTACTATCTCCAACGCGATGGATGTAACAGACCCCAGTAACTTTGTGCGTATCCTGCAACTATTTGCGCAGAACGAAAGAGGCCTGAAAGCCAGTCTCACCGCCTATCGTTTCACAGATGAAGAAACCGTTGCGGCGATGGAAGAAGTATGCAGCAAACACCAGTATCTCATGGACCCTCACGGGGCGGTAGGCTACCTGGGATTGAAAAAATATATGCAGTCGCATCCCGGCCATACCGGCATCTTCCTGGAAACAGCTCATCCGGTGAAATTTGCGAACACCATGCCGGAGGATCTGCAAAAAGAAATAGACACGCCCGAGCGCGTTATGCAGCTCTTCGATAAACAAAAAGTATCCGTAAAAATGGACGCAGATTATGAGCAGATGAAGGCATGGTTAATGCAATAA
- a CDS encoding tetratricopeptide repeat protein yields MKFLRLFSMLIIFAACQPTGQEQKTAVITDSLSIAIANMRTDLQVNPTNAELRNTLANALIENNQLEAADSQAIILAKDTQHLDKAYYIKALIAFNKKDDTATLAYLAKVIALKGKNSEYEAVMMAGDLLLDQHAPDKAINYYALAWEIDSTQAEPVYGTAVCNEQMGNEKQAKLRYMKTVELNPAYSPAYIGLGNMMAKQRNWQEAWRYYNLAAKADPTVALNFYSRGRAFLMLGNKPAGVDDLTKALSFKKDYPEARALLDSALANNFK; encoded by the coding sequence ATGAAGTTTTTACGTTTATTTTCTATGCTGATCATTTTTGCTGCCTGCCAGCCAACCGGGCAGGAGCAAAAAACAGCGGTGATCACAGACTCCCTATCCATCGCTATTGCCAACATGCGGACAGACCTGCAGGTAAACCCAACGAATGCAGAATTACGCAACACACTGGCCAATGCACTGATCGAAAACAACCAGCTGGAAGCGGCAGACAGCCAGGCGATTATCCTTGCAAAGGATACACAGCACCTGGATAAAGCTTACTACATTAAAGCCCTGATCGCATTCAATAAAAAAGATGATACGGCCACACTTGCCTACCTGGCAAAAGTGATCGCACTCAAAGGTAAGAACAGTGAATATGAAGCCGTGATGATGGCCGGCGATCTCCTGTTAGACCAGCATGCTCCGGATAAAGCCATTAACTATTATGCACTGGCCTGGGAAATAGATTCCACGCAGGCGGAACCTGTTTACGGCACGGCAGTATGTAATGAGCAAATGGGGAATGAAAAGCAGGCAAAGCTGCGGTATATGAAAACAGTTGAATTGAATCCGGCATACAGCCCTGCTTATATTGGTCTGGGAAATATGATGGCAAAGCAGCGTAACTGGCAGGAAGCCTGGCGCTACTACAACCTGGCAGCAAAGGCAGACCCTACAGTTGCCCTTAACTTTTACAGCCGTGGCAGAGCCTTCCTGATGCTGGGTAATAAACCAGCAGGCGTGGATGACCTTACCAAGGCACTGTCTTTCAAAAAAGACTACCCGGAAGCAAGGGCCCTGCTCGATTCCGCATTAGCCAACAATTTTAAGTAG
- the rpe gene encoding ribulose-phosphate 3-epimerase: MEKKTPLIAPSLLAANFLEIGREVEMVNNSAADWLHLDVMDGRFVPNISFGFPVITPVTKLSRKVNDVHLMIEEPEKYAEAFAKAGAHILTVHIEACHHLHRNIQQIKGLGMKAGVALNPHTSVDLLENIITDADVILIMSVNPGFGGQHFIEHTYTKIRKLRELIDASGSKALIEIDGGVTVDNARAIIDAGADVLVAGNTVFASRDPQATILALKQ; encoded by the coding sequence TTGGAAAAGAAAACACCGCTCATCGCTCCTTCCCTGCTTGCCGCCAACTTCCTGGAAATAGGCAGGGAAGTGGAAATGGTTAATAATAGTGCAGCAGACTGGTTACACCTGGATGTAATGGATGGCCGTTTTGTGCCGAATATCAGCTTTGGTTTCCCGGTTATAACACCGGTTACCAAACTGTCCAGGAAGGTAAATGATGTGCATTTAATGATAGAAGAACCGGAGAAGTATGCAGAAGCTTTCGCCAAAGCGGGTGCGCATATCCTCACTGTACATATAGAAGCCTGCCATCACCTGCACCGGAACATCCAGCAGATCAAAGGCTTAGGCATGAAAGCCGGCGTGGCACTGAACCCGCACACTTCCGTAGACCTGCTGGAAAACATCATCACAGATGCAGATGTAATATTGATCATGAGTGTGAACCCCGGTTTCGGCGGGCAGCATTTTATTGAACATACCTATACAAAGATCCGCAAATTAAGGGAACTGATAGATGCAAGCGGCTCAAAGGCATTGATAGAAATAGATGGCGGGGTAACGGTGGATAATGCCAGAGCCATCATTGATGCAGGCGCAGACGTGCTGGTGGCAGGCAATACGGTATTCGCATCCCGCGATCCGCAGGCCACGATCCTGGCTTTAAAACAATAA
- a CDS encoding response regulator, with the protein MKPLHSIFIVDDDPIHQQITEIMLDRLSISNAVTKFSDAQDVLEHIRAQCSNASELPDVILLDLNMPVMDGWEFLEAFSQVRPSLIKQIKVYVLTSSIDEKDKERVSKFTFVEGYLTKPLTNDVILSLGK; encoded by the coding sequence ATGAAGCCGTTACATTCGATCTTTATAGTAGATGATGACCCCATTCATCAGCAGATCACAGAGATCATGCTGGATCGTTTGAGCATCTCTAATGCCGTTACCAAATTTTCTGATGCGCAGGATGTGCTGGAGCATATCCGCGCCCAGTGCAGTAATGCAAGCGAATTGCCAGACGTGATCCTCCTTGACCTCAACATGCCCGTGATGGATGGCTGGGAATTCCTGGAAGCATTTTCACAGGTACGCCCATCCCTGATCAAACAGATCAAGGTGTATGTATTGACATCCTCTATCGATGAAAAGGATAAAGAAAGGGTGAGTAAGTTCACCTTTGTGGAAGGCTATCTCACAAAGCCACTGACCAATGATGTCATCCTTAGTTTAGGAAAGTAA
- a CDS encoding PAS domain-containing protein, which translates to MNNALLNQVVEALPDSAAVFDTNLQLLAMNQAFVENNKKHLGIELKEGDSLQILCKGYPDLAQQSLHNWKRALAGERFNFVLSFGNPGRQYEIRFNPLFDEEKRVISVLMITRNIHQEAQAEESEGFFRSVLENLPVGLHEFTPDGWHRNMNNAQRRILGEAHPAVNNQPYNVLEDPFNRRTGLTELLEEVRIRKAPVKKEMLLKYAEQHEGTVTRIQPLYYEATGFPVMDRNGEIAYLFLILSEITEKKLAVLSLEKSERLLHTIVENLPVGYIQFDHYGFIRRVNQTQRKFFSQTGIEEQPDGIMIHDPFSRLFELDQLFQQVLQKGKVIRMEKKVDIPIGKMQREFFLDLTMFPVEDPVDKDQIVVALVNDITDKKRQEIENNKTQDFLMQTGEIGKIGGWELDIITNRLRWSAQTYKIHELPPYAAMTIEKALSFYTPESLKRVEQAMAACLERGKAYDIQVTLNTARNNVIQARTIGKPEYRNGRLVRIYGVIQDVTEQFKIRDQLTRNTELMRLFFDTIDMGYAVMDKDGKVNFINRKAQEIVDHGKVIGRNIFEVFPMLVGSTFHARMQQCMNQQTPVSFSNYRPELDKWYEFLLAPMQDGSISIFTRNITDSKKMQRELRKANDQLSSLNKYLVNQNKQLEDFAHITSHNLRAPIANLKALMQIMNETDEEQEKELYRGMFQEVIKNIDETLNDLIEVVQIRKDLNVERERLVFSERLQKVKDILFVDMETSGIRLTTDFAEAPDIEYPKIYLDSILQNLLTNAIKYRSHDRTPTLHLRSWTVDSGVILTAEDNGMGIDMERYGAKLFGFRKTFHKNKDAKGIGLFITKSQIEAMGGSIQAESQLGVGTKFIITFSPE; encoded by the coding sequence ATGAACAATGCCTTGCTGAACCAGGTGGTGGAGGCTTTACCGGATTCCGCCGCAGTGTTTGACACGAACCTGCAGTTACTGGCAATGAATCAAGCCTTTGTCGAGAATAACAAAAAACACCTGGGCATTGAATTGAAAGAGGGTGATAGCCTGCAGATACTCTGCAAAGGCTACCCGGACCTCGCACAGCAGTCCCTGCACAACTGGAAACGCGCCCTCGCCGGCGAACGTTTCAACTTTGTATTGTCTTTCGGGAATCCCGGCCGTCAGTATGAAATACGGTTCAATCCTTTATTTGATGAAGAAAAGCGCGTCATCAGCGTGCTGATGATCACCCGCAACATTCACCAGGAGGCGCAGGCAGAGGAAAGTGAAGGTTTCTTCCGCAGTGTGCTGGAGAACCTGCCGGTAGGCCTGCACGAATTCACCCCGGATGGCTGGCACCGGAACATGAATAATGCGCAGCGCCGGATCCTGGGCGAAGCACACCCTGCCGTTAATAATCAACCTTATAATGTACTGGAAGACCCCTTCAACCGCCGTACCGGGCTTACGGAACTGCTGGAAGAAGTAAGGATCAGGAAAGCACCGGTTAAAAAGGAAATGTTGCTGAAGTATGCGGAACAACATGAAGGCACCGTTACCCGCATTCAACCCCTTTATTACGAAGCCACCGGCTTCCCGGTGATGGACCGCAACGGGGAGATCGCCTACCTGTTCCTCATCCTCAGCGAGATCACAGAGAAAAAACTGGCCGTACTAAGCCTGGAAAAGAGTGAGCGCCTCCTGCATACTATTGTGGAGAACCTGCCGGTAGGATATATCCAGTTTGATCATTACGGTTTCATCCGCCGCGTGAACCAAACGCAACGGAAGTTCTTTTCCCAGACAGGTATTGAAGAACAGCCGGATGGCATTATGATACATGATCCTTTTTCCCGCCTGTTTGAACTGGACCAGCTCTTCCAGCAGGTGCTGCAAAAAGGCAAGGTGATCAGGATGGAGAAAAAGGTGGATATCCCCATCGGGAAAATGCAACGGGAATTCTTCCTGGACCTCACCATGTTCCCCGTGGAAGACCCGGTGGATAAAGACCAGATCGTGGTAGCACTGGTAAATGATATCACGGATAAGAAACGGCAGGAAATAGAGAATAATAAAACGCAGGACTTCCTGATGCAAACCGGGGAGATCGGTAAAATAGGAGGCTGGGAACTGGATATCATCACCAACCGGTTACGCTGGAGTGCGCAGACGTATAAGATCCATGAACTGCCCCCCTATGCGGCTATGACGATTGAAAAGGCCCTGTCCTTTTACACCCCGGAATCCCTGAAGAGGGTGGAGCAGGCCATGGCTGCCTGCCTGGAAAGGGGCAAGGCGTACGACATACAGGTAACGCTGAACACTGCACGTAATAACGTGATCCAGGCAAGGACCATCGGGAAACCGGAATACAGGAATGGCCGCCTCGTCCGTATCTATGGCGTTATCCAGGATGTAACGGAGCAATTCAAGATCAGGGACCAGCTCACCCGTAACACGGAACTGATGCGCCTGTTCTTTGATACCATAGACATGGGATATGCGGTGATGGATAAAGACGGTAAAGTGAATTTCATTAACCGCAAAGCGCAGGAGATCGTAGATCACGGCAAAGTGATAGGCCGTAATATCTTTGAAGTGTTCCCGATGCTGGTAGGTTCTACTTTCCACGCCAGGATGCAGCAGTGTATGAACCAGCAAACACCGGTTTCGTTTTCCAATTACCGGCCTGAGCTGGACAAATGGTATGAGTTTCTGCTGGCACCCATGCAGGATGGCAGCATCTCTATCTTCACCCGGAACATTACCGACAGTAAAAAGATGCAGCGGGAATTGCGGAAAGCCAACGACCAGCTCTCTTCCCTGAATAAATACCTGGTGAACCAGAACAAGCAGCTGGAAGACTTTGCACACATCACCTCCCATAACCTGCGGGCGCCGATCGCTAACCTGAAGGCGCTGATGCAGATCATGAACGAAACAGATGAAGAACAGGAGAAGGAACTGTACCGCGGCATGTTCCAGGAGGTGATCAAAAACATTGATGAAACATTGAATGATCTGATAGAAGTAGTGCAGATCCGTAAAGACCTGAATGTGGAACGGGAACGCCTGGTGTTTTCAGAGCGTTTGCAGAAAGTGAAAGACATCCTTTTTGTAGATATGGAAACCAGTGGTATCCGCCTCACAACAGACTTTGCAGAAGCGCCTGATATTGAATACCCAAAGATCTACCTGGATAGCATCCTGCAGAACCTGCTCACCAATGCCATCAAGTACCGGTCCCATGACCGCACGCCTACCTTACACCTGCGCAGCTGGACGGTGGACAGTGGTGTGATACTCACGGCAGAGGATAATGGAATGGGTATTGACATGGAACGGTATGGTGCGAAACTATTCGGATTCAGGAAAACATTTCATAAGAACAAGGATGCCAAGGGAATAGGCCTGTTTATCACCAAAAGCCAGATAGAGGCGATGGGAGGAAGTATACAGGCCGAAAGCCAACTTGGCGTTGGAACCAAATTTATCATTACCTTCAGCCCCGAATAG
- the purE gene encoding 5-(carboxyamino)imidazole ribonucleotide mutase — translation MKVLIIMGSESDKPVMQESQTYLQFFGIESELVVASAHRNPEKVREIVVNAQPQGVGVIIAAAGMAAALPGVVSAYTSLPVLGVPLEGGLPGGIDALYSIVQMPAGLPVGTLAVGKAGARNAGIMAARILALSDKKIAERVEAFKQNGYRI, via the coding sequence ATGAAGGTATTAATTATCATGGGCTCCGAGAGTGATAAGCCCGTAATGCAGGAATCACAGACTTATTTACAGTTCTTTGGCATTGAAAGCGAACTGGTGGTAGCATCCGCTCACCGTAATCCGGAAAAAGTACGTGAAATTGTTGTTAACGCACAACCTCAGGGTGTTGGTGTGATTATTGCTGCTGCTGGTATGGCTGCTGCCCTGCCAGGCGTGGTTTCTGCCTACACTTCCTTACCTGTACTGGGTGTTCCCCTGGAAGGTGGTTTACCTGGTGGTATAGACGCTTTATATTCTATTGTGCAGATGCCTGCAGGTTTGCCCGTAGGTACACTGGCGGTAGGCAAGGCCGGAGCAAGGAATGCCGGAATTATGGCAGCCCGTATCCTGGCTTTAAGTGATAAAAAAATAGCAGAGCGCGTAGAAGCGTTCAAACAGAACGGATACAGGATCTAG
- a CDS encoding PhoH family protein, protein MTESIINLENVNPIEFFGVNNGKLDLLKKKFPLLKILSRGTQLKLSGSPEEVATAKEKIGQIVSYLERNGQLSENYFEQILGDEESSNIDHFKDHNPNEVLVFGPNGRTIRAKTANQKKMVSLADKNDIVFAIGPAGTGKTYTAVALAVRALKNKAVRKIILTRPAVEAGESLGFLPGDLKEKIDPYLRPLYDALDDMIPADKLSYFMTNRIIEIAPLAYMRGRTLDNAFILLDEAQNCTDLQMKMFLTRIGASAKAIITGDKTQIDLPKNQKSGLDKATRILRNIDGIGYLELDEEDVVRHRLVKAIIKAYDAAKEDTN, encoded by the coding sequence TTGACAGAATCGATCATTAATCTGGAAAATGTAAATCCCATTGAATTTTTCGGGGTCAACAACGGAAAACTGGACTTGTTAAAAAAGAAGTTCCCCCTGTTAAAGATCTTATCCCGCGGTACACAGCTGAAGCTTTCCGGATCCCCGGAGGAAGTGGCCACGGCCAAGGAAAAGATCGGACAGATTGTTAGCTACCTCGAACGTAACGGTCAACTCAGCGAAAATTATTTTGAGCAGATCCTTGGCGATGAAGAAAGCAGCAATATAGATCACTTCAAAGACCACAATCCCAACGAAGTATTAGTATTTGGCCCCAATGGCCGGACCATTCGTGCCAAAACTGCCAATCAGAAGAAGATGGTAAGCCTGGCAGACAAAAACGATATCGTTTTTGCCATTGGGCCCGCCGGTACCGGTAAAACCTATACAGCAGTAGCGCTTGCCGTAAGGGCGCTGAAGAACAAGGCCGTACGGAAGATCATCCTCACCCGCCCTGCGGTGGAAGCCGGCGAAAGCCTGGGTTTCCTGCCCGGCGACCTGAAGGAAAAGATCGATCCATACCTGCGCCCTCTGTACGATGCACTGGACGATATGATCCCGGCAGATAAGCTCAGCTATTTCATGACCAACCGGATCATTGAAATTGCCCCGCTTGCCTATATGCGCGGACGTACGCTGGATAACGCTTTCATCCTGCTGGATGAAGCACAGAACTGTACAGATCTTCAGATGAAAATGTTCCTTACCCGGATAGGTGCATCTGCCAAAGCCATCATTACGGGAGACAAAACACAGATCGACCTGCCTAAAAATCAGAAAAGCGGCCTGGATAAAGCTACCCGTATATTGAGGAATATAGATGGTATCGGATACCTGGAACTGGACGAAGAGGATGTTGTTCGTCACCGCCTTGTGAAAGCCATCATCAAGGCCTATGATGCTGCAAAGGAGGATACTAATTAA
- a CDS encoding inorganic diphosphatase: MTTNPWHSVSPGDKVPHVVTGIIEIPKGSRAKYELDKESGLLKLDRVLYSSVYYPANYGFIPKTYCDDHDPLDILILSQIDCVPLCMVDAKVIGVMQMIDGGEADDKIIAVAAHDMSVNHINDISELPPHFIDEMRHFFEEYKKLENKTVKVEEFQNKAKAEQIILESFELYNKTFPQK, from the coding sequence ATGACAACAAATCCATGGCACAGCGTTAGTCCCGGGGATAAAGTACCTCATGTGGTAACAGGTATCATTGAAATTCCCAAAGGATCGCGTGCCAAATACGAACTGGACAAAGAAAGCGGTTTACTGAAACTGGACCGTGTATTATATTCTTCTGTATACTACCCTGCCAACTACGGGTTCATTCCTAAAACATACTGCGATGATCATGATCCGCTGGACATCCTCATCCTTTCCCAGATAGATTGCGTGCCTTTATGCATGGTGGACGCGAAAGTGATCGGTGTAATGCAAATGATCGATGGCGGCGAAGCTGACGATAAGATCATTGCTGTTGCAGCCCATGATATGAGTGTGAACCATATCAACGACATCTCTGAACTGCCGCCTCACTTTATCGACGAAATGCGTCATTTCTTTGAAGAATACAAAAAGCTCGAGAACAAGACCGTAAAAGTGGAAGAATTTCAGAACAAAGCAAAGGCAGAACAGATCATCCTCGAAAGCTTTGAACTATATAATAAAACCTTCCCGCAAAAATAA
- a CDS encoding sulfite exporter TauE/SafE family protein, with translation MAYPLILGLLLLGLVAGVFSGIVGIGGGIILVPALVYIFGLSQHQAQGTSLGMLMLPVGILAVMQYYKQGFVDYKLVAFIAIGFVAGGYLGGKLAVNIPETLIKRIFALFMIAVAVKMLFFDKN, from the coding sequence ATGGCTTACCCCCTCATCCTCGGTCTGTTATTACTCGGCCTTGTAGCCGGTGTGTTCTCCGGAATTGTGGGTATAGGCGGCGGCATCATACTGGTACCGGCACTGGTGTATATTTTTGGCCTCAGCCAGCACCAGGCACAGGGCACTTCACTGGGCATGCTCATGCTGCCCGTTGGTATCCTGGCGGTGATGCAGTATTATAAGCAGGGATTTGTGGATTATAAGCTGGTAGCTTTTATTGCCATAGGTTTTGTAGCAGGTGGTTACTTAGGCGGGAAACTGGCCGTAAACATCCCTGAAACACTCATCAAACGCATTTTCGCACTGTTCATGATAGCAGTGGCCGTGAAGATGCTGTTTTTTGACAAGAACTAG
- a CDS encoding C40 family peptidase translates to MPFAITIVPIMPLRAEPSHRSEMVSQALFGECVETEPLINEGWIKVRMQYDGYEGWVTAAHLETITLEEFNAPFTHIANQWAARLSVNDQPMYIPYGCMLKLDNPVWGNVKVVPESGIEIYKQPRSPKTAWNTIAHSFLNTGYLWGGKSVFGIDCSGFTQSVYKILGIPLLRDAYQQATQGELVALIQEAKGGDLAFFDNEAGKITHVGIMLNDQQIIHSSGKVRIDPIDHQGIVNADTGLRTHNLRLIRRLF, encoded by the coding sequence ATGCCATTTGCAATCACGATTGTGCCCATTATGCCCCTGCGTGCTGAGCCTTCCCACAGAAGTGAAATGGTTTCACAGGCATTGTTTGGAGAATGTGTTGAAACAGAGCCACTTATCAACGAAGGTTGGATCAAGGTAAGGATGCAGTACGATGGTTATGAGGGCTGGGTAACGGCAGCTCACCTGGAAACCATTACTCTGGAAGAGTTCAATGCCCCCTTTACGCATATTGCCAACCAGTGGGCGGCCCGTTTGTCTGTGAATGACCAGCCGATGTATATTCCTTACGGTTGCATGTTAAAGCTGGATAACCCTGTTTGGGGTAATGTTAAAGTAGTGCCGGAATCCGGTATAGAGATCTATAAGCAGCCCCGTTCTCCTAAAACGGCCTGGAATACTATTGCACATTCTTTCCTCAATACTGGCTACTTATGGGGTGGTAAATCGGTGTTTGGGATAGACTGTTCCGGTTTTACCCAATCTGTGTATAAAATCCTCGGCATACCGCTCCTGCGGGATGCCTACCAGCAGGCTACACAGGGAGAACTGGTGGCCCTGATACAGGAAGCAAAAGGAGGGGACCTGGCTTTTTTTGATAATGAGGCGGGGAAGATCACGCATGTGGGCATCATGCTCAATGATCAGCAGATCATTCATTCTTCCGGAAAGGTGCGGATAGACCCTATTGATCACCAGGGTATTGTAAATGCAGATACAGGGCTGAGAACGCATAACCTGCGGCTGATCCGCCGCTTATTCTGA
- a CDS encoding tetratricopeptide repeat protein — protein sequence MNNDSTRQERIFKIFTPVRCLNRDQLPRYLNGNMTDWEKHLIEQHLVDCDLCHDAIESLQHTQNQEPYERLSKQLSLYLQREYAAVEQQSPLKTRRTVQGNSTRESLLSYFWVIMFLALGGGSIFLLQQHLKNRPALAAIPVKTAGTVIPPEQSTPAPTVELVASETKAPVIQTQYSTKPKDSVTTNKLRLTAKDSALLAAATKKPAAKDSIKKAPATDTNTRTQPKEPEVKEPPKEEKTVAATPPPAPAPKEKEKEKEEEPAKPVASGDESLFRAAMLYQQQGNVNEAIDQFRKLSTNYKFSERAKYQLALCYRTKGQNGKARRLLREIVRMEGPLKTQAQTELNNLN from the coding sequence ATGAATAATGATTCTACAAGACAAGAAAGGATCTTCAAGATCTTCACCCCTGTGCGCTGTCTCAACAGGGATCAGCTTCCCCGTTACCTGAACGGGAATATGACCGATTGGGAAAAACACCTGATAGAGCAACACCTGGTGGACTGCGACCTTTGCCACGATGCTATTGAAAGCCTGCAGCACACACAAAACCAGGAGCCTTACGAACGTTTAAGCAAACAGCTAAGCCTCTACTTACAGAGAGAATATGCGGCGGTTGAACAACAATCTCCCTTAAAAACACGCCGTACGGTACAGGGTAACAGTACCAGGGAAAGCCTCCTGTCCTACTTCTGGGTGATCATGTTCCTGGCACTGGGTGGAGGAAGCATCTTCTTATTACAACAACACCTGAAGAACAGGCCCGCACTGGCAGCCATTCCTGTTAAAACAGCGGGTACCGTTATTCCGCCAGAGCAAAGCACACCGGCTCCTACCGTGGAGTTAGTAGCCAGTGAAACAAAAGCGCCTGTTATCCAGACGCAGTACAGCACCAAACCAAAGGACAGCGTTACTACCAATAAACTTAGACTAACAGCAAAGGATTCCGCGCTGTTAGCTGCCGCTACTAAAAAGCCGGCGGCGAAAGACAGTATCAAAAAAGCGCCTGCAACGGATACGAACACACGCACACAGCCCAAAGAACCAGAAGTAAAGGAACCTCCTAAAGAAGAAAAAACTGTAGCCGCCACGCCGCCACCGGCTCCAGCGCCGAAAGAAAAGGAAAAGGAAAAAGAAGAAGAACCTGCCAAACCCGTTGCCTCCGGTGATGAATCCCTTTTCCGTGCCGCGATGTTGTACCAGCAGCAGGGCAATGTAAATGAAGCCATCGATCAATTCAGAAAACTCTCTACCAACTATAAGTTCTCCGAACGCGCCAAATATCAACTGGCACTCTGCTACCGTACCAAAGGCCAGAACGGCAAAGCCCGCAGGCTCCTGCGGGAGATCGTTCGCATGGAAGGCCCTTTAAAAACACAGGCACAAACGGAATTGAATAACCTGAACTAA
- a CDS encoding RNA polymerase sigma factor codes for MNQPSDHLTDQELLQRYKTDGNSDWIGILFDRYAILLLGLCMKYLKNEEDARDSVQQIFLKVLSDIHKHDVIFFKAWIYQVARNHCLMQLRHHKDLELKEGYLQMPGAAEVPDVAEYVQKDIMLENMEHALELLNKEQSTCVRMFYLEKKSYQEITEQTGYSLLQVKSYIQNGKRNLKLLLEKYSKNKR; via the coding sequence GTGAATCAACCCAGCGATCATCTTACAGACCAGGAACTCTTGCAGCGGTATAAGACCGATGGCAACAGTGATTGGATAGGCATTTTGTTTGACCGGTATGCCATCCTTTTACTGGGTTTATGTATGAAATACCTTAAAAACGAAGAAGATGCACGGGATAGCGTGCAGCAGATCTTCCTGAAAGTTTTATCCGATATCCATAAACATGATGTGATCTTTTTCAAGGCCTGGATCTACCAGGTGGCGCGGAATCATTGCCTGATGCAGTTGCGCCATCATAAAGACCTGGAATTGAAGGAAGGCTATTTGCAGATGCCCGGCGCTGCAGAAGTGCCCGATGTGGCAGAATATGTACAGAAGGATATTATGCTGGAAAACATGGAGCACGCGCTGGAGCTGCTGAATAAGGAACAAAGCACCTGCGTGCGGATGTTCTACCTGGAAAAGAAATCTTACCAGGAGATCACAGAACAAACGGGGTATAGCCTGTTACAGGTGAAGAGCTATATCCAGAACGGGAAAAGGAACCTGAAATTATTATTGGAAAAGTACAGTAAAAATAAACGCTAA